A stretch of the Chitiniphilus purpureus genome encodes the following:
- a CDS encoding SgcJ/EcaC family oxidoreductase, with translation MKKLTITLLGAALLAAGTAHADRDDRDERNNQGINYANLNLVQQEIAQLFDRWNRALQTGKPGEVAKLYARKGGTLLPTVSNVVRTNRAAIQDYFEHFLALKPYGRIDQSNIRVLDEDTAIDSGVYTFEIVRDGKPDKVQARYSFLYEKIDGTWYIMDHHSSAMPEKAAPAAPSH, from the coding sequence ATGAAAAAGCTGACCATCACCCTGCTGGGCGCCGCGTTGCTGGCTGCCGGCACCGCCCATGCCGACCGCGATGACCGCGACGAGCGCAACAACCAGGGAATCAACTACGCCAACCTGAACCTGGTCCAGCAGGAGATCGCGCAGCTGTTCGATCGCTGGAACAGGGCGCTGCAGACCGGCAAGCCGGGCGAAGTGGCCAAACTGTATGCCAGGAAAGGCGGTACCCTGCTGCCCACCGTATCCAACGTGGTGCGTACCAACCGTGCTGCCATCCAGGATTACTTCGAGCATTTCCTGGCGCTCAAGCCGTACGGCAGGATCGACCAAAGCAACATCCGCGTGCTGGACGAAGATACCGCAATCGATTCCGGCGTCTATACCTTCGAGATCGTGCGCGACGGCAAGCCGGACAAGGTGCAGGCCCGCTATTCGTTCCTGTACGAGAAGATCGACGGCACGTGGTACATCATGGACCACCATTCGTCCGCCATGCCCGAGAAGGCGGCCCCGGCGGCGCCCAGCCACTGA
- the rpoE gene encoding RNA polymerase sigma factor RpoE, producing the protein MLLEKRTEREVDHELVTRAQAGDKRAFELLVAKYQRRIARLLSRLIRDPAEIEDVTQEAFIKAYRALPSFRGESAFYTWLYRIAINTAKNYLASLGRRPQLSADYEDEDGETLDAAAQIPDFHTPESELANREIVRTVNEVVEALPDELRTAITLREMEGLSYEDIAGVMNCPIGTVRSRIFRAREAISAKLKPLLDVVGKDRRW; encoded by the coding sequence ATGCTTTTGGAGAAACGCACTGAACGGGAGGTCGATCACGAGCTTGTCACCCGTGCTCAAGCCGGAGACAAGCGCGCCTTCGAGCTGCTGGTGGCCAAGTATCAGCGGCGCATCGCCCGGCTCCTGTCACGGCTGATCCGCGATCCGGCCGAAATCGAGGATGTGACGCAGGAAGCCTTTATCAAGGCCTACCGCGCCTTGCCGTCCTTTCGCGGGGAGTCGGCGTTCTACACCTGGCTCTACCGCATCGCCATCAACACCGCCAAGAACTACCTCGCATCGCTGGGGCGCCGTCCGCAGTTGTCCGCCGACTACGAGGACGAGGACGGCGAGACGCTCGATGCCGCGGCACAAATACCCGATTTCCACACCCCCGAGTCTGAACTTGCCAACCGGGAGATTGTCCGAACGGTCAATGAAGTCGTCGAAGCGCTGCCCGACGAGTTGCGCACCGCGATCACCCTGCGCGAGATGGAAGGTCTCTCGTACGAAGATATCGCCGGCGTGATGAATTGCCCGATTGGTACAGTGCGTTCACGAATCTTTCGCGCTCGCGAAGCGATTTCGGCAAAATTGAAGCCGTTGCTCGATGTGGTCGGCAAGGACCGTCGTTGGTAG
- a CDS encoding sigma-E factor negative regulatory protein produces the protein MKEQLSALIDSELGRAERDRLVGQLGVDESLRRDWQDWHLVGDVMQEHPLLSPDFMKRFSERLAAEPIVMAPVRRRSLLRRALMPLSAAASVAFVSVVGWQAYYGASRASGGTPGAATTLASTQQHNPLDTARMQGYLAAHRHDGGNPFAGREFMQASFEPSQAK, from the coding sequence ATGAAAGAGCAGTTGTCCGCATTGATCGATAGCGAACTGGGACGCGCCGAGCGGGATCGCCTTGTCGGTCAGCTTGGTGTCGACGAGAGCCTGCGACGCGATTGGCAGGACTGGCATCTGGTGGGCGACGTGATGCAGGAGCATCCGCTGCTCTCTCCCGATTTCATGAAGCGCTTTTCCGAACGCCTTGCCGCCGAGCCCATCGTGATGGCGCCGGTGCGGCGTCGTTCGTTGTTGCGCCGCGCATTGATGCCCCTGTCGGCTGCTGCTTCGGTGGCCTTTGTCAGCGTGGTCGGCTGGCAGGCGTACTATGGCGCTTCCCGGGCCAGCGGGGGGACGCCAGGGGCCGCGACCACGCTTGCCTCGACCCAGCAGCACAACCCCCTCGACACGGCCCGGATGCAAGGCTATCTCGCTGCGCATCGCCATGACGGCGGCAATCCGTTCGCCGGACGTGAGTTCATGCAGGCTTCCTTCGAACCCTCGCAAGCAAAGTAA
- a CDS encoding response regulator transcription factor codes for MPARLLIADDHELTRAGLRALLEGEPDLAVIAEAGDGRQAVALCERLQPDLALLDVRMPGLDGLTAAGEIRRRWPGIRVVIVTLYESPDYLEAALAAGAAGYLLKDATRADVLGTVRRALNDEPFLNGNTALRLLRRMSTRGGQQIEPLTDREREVLALIVAGLSNREIGERLGIAAGTAKVHVERILGKLAVTDRTQAAVRALALGLVPTPESPP; via the coding sequence GTGCCGGCCCGCCTGTTGATCGCCGATGACCACGAGCTGACCCGCGCCGGGTTGCGTGCGCTGCTCGAAGGCGAGCCGGATCTGGCGGTGATCGCCGAGGCCGGCGACGGGCGTCAGGCAGTGGCGCTGTGCGAGCGCCTGCAACCGGATCTGGCGCTGCTGGATGTGCGCATGCCGGGGCTAGACGGCCTGACCGCCGCAGGCGAGATCCGCAGGCGCTGGCCGGGGATCCGCGTGGTGATCGTCACGCTGTACGAGAGCCCCGACTATCTCGAAGCCGCGCTGGCGGCCGGTGCGGCGGGCTATCTGCTCAAGGATGCCACCCGGGCCGACGTGCTCGGCACAGTGCGGCGCGCACTCAACGACGAGCCGTTCCTGAACGGCAATACGGCGTTGCGACTGCTGCGGCGGATGAGCACACGCGGCGGGCAGCAGATCGAACCGCTCACCGACCGCGAGCGCGAAGTGCTGGCGCTGATCGTGGCCGGGCTGTCCAACCGCGAGATCGGCGAACGGCTGGGCATCGCCGCCGGCACCGCCAAGGTGCATGTCGAGCGCATCCTCGGCAAGCTTGCCGTCACCGACCGCACCCAGGCCGCGGTACGCGCGCTGGCACTCGGCCTGGTCCCCACTCCGGAGTCACCACCATGA
- a CDS encoding DUF72 domain-containing protein — translation MHDTPRLLIGTAGWSLPAAHRDCFAPGPSQLARYGSVFDAVEINSSFYRPHLADTYRRWAQSVPASFRFSVKLARSITHEARLHQPEALLDAFLPPVSALGDRLGCLLVQLPPSLRWQAPLAHAFFDALRQRYPGPVALEARHASWFHPEALAQLLPFGIAQVAADPAPVPAAAQPGPVAQPVYYRWHGSPQMYYSDYADAALRQLASAATAACEQGRTVWCIFDNTAAGAATGNALQLQRIAGVTV, via the coding sequence ATGCATGACACGCCCCGCCTTCTGATCGGCACGGCCGGCTGGAGCCTGCCGGCCGCACACCGTGATTGCTTTGCACCCGGCCCCAGCCAACTGGCGCGCTACGGCAGTGTCTTTGATGCAGTGGAGATCAACAGCAGCTTCTATCGGCCGCACCTGGCCGATACCTACCGCCGCTGGGCGCAGAGCGTGCCGGCGTCGTTCCGCTTTTCGGTCAAGCTTGCGCGCAGCATCACGCACGAAGCACGCCTGCATCAGCCCGAAGCGCTGCTCGATGCCTTCCTGCCACCCGTATCGGCATTGGGCGACCGGCTGGGTTGCCTGCTGGTGCAGTTGCCGCCCAGCCTGCGCTGGCAGGCACCGTTGGCCCATGCCTTCTTCGATGCGTTGCGGCAGCGCTATCCGGGCCCGGTCGCCCTCGAAGCTCGCCACGCCAGTTGGTTCCATCCCGAGGCACTGGCCCAGTTGCTGCCATTCGGCATTGCGCAGGTCGCCGCCGATCCGGCGCCGGTGCCGGCGGCGGCACAGCCCGGCCCGGTGGCACAGCCGGTGTACTACCGCTGGCACGGCAGCCCGCAGATGTACTACTCGGATTACGCCGATGCGGCGTTGCGCCAGCTGGCCAGCGCCGCCACTGCAGCATGCGAGCAGGGACGGACCGTCTGGTGCATCTTCGACAACACCGCCGCAGGAGCGGCCACCGGCAACGCGCTGCAGCTGCAGCGCATCGCCGGTGTCACGGTATGA
- a CDS encoding ATP-binding protein — translation MNAWRNRLWHAWADQPLRVKGLVVIAMPLAILLGSLGLIYLVERETLRVEDEVRRTLKIQSNIHRVHSLISEAATGVRGFLLIGRDDFLTRYREAEQRLPQTLAQLEQDVRDPEQRLRLAVIAQLVRHKLTSLAALHQARLDTHESRTQHLLQSLVDSKALFDRLRNEIDAMQAREAILLAERQAEANRVRSRYLAVTGTAAGVGLLGSVLAVWLFFTGIVRRVHLLADNARRLEQGEALVPLRSETDEIGHLAAGMERAGHLLAERERALRESEERLRLVIEGARDYGIFALDPTGHVVSWNTGAERIKGFRAEEIVGRHFSLFYPQEERGTLPAEALAQAERTGWVESEGWRLRKDGSRFWANVVITALRDEAGQLRGFSKITRDITERRAAEEALRQAREEAERASQAKSEFLSRISHELRTPLNAILGFAQLMEMEATDPNQRRSVEQIVKGGRHLLRLINEVLDIARIEAGRMELALEAVPAAEVLDEAIELTAPLAASAGVALQREVGPLLERRILADRQRLIQVILNLLSNAVKYNRQPGGVVTVSGALEDGRLRIEVVDTGMGIEPELLARLFTPFERLGAERSQVEGTGLGLALSKRLIEAMHGRIGVHSMPGVQSTFWVTLPLAADGMHAAPPTHLAVPQPLPSGGPLSTILCIEDNLSNLALLEHILKRRPGVRMLPAMQGSLGLALAREHRPDLILLDLNLPDLPGDAVLAQLRTMPESRHTPVVMISADATAAAEARLRAAGVADYLTKPLDVVAFLAVVDRLLNAPRARPHE, via the coding sequence ATGAACGCATGGCGCAACCGCCTCTGGCATGCCTGGGCCGACCAGCCGCTGCGGGTCAAGGGCCTCGTGGTCATCGCCATGCCGCTGGCCATCCTGCTCGGCTCGCTCGGGCTGATCTACCTGGTCGAACGCGAAACGCTGCGGGTCGAGGACGAAGTCAGGCGCACACTCAAGATCCAGAGCAACATCCACCGGGTGCACAGCCTGATTTCCGAGGCCGCCACCGGTGTGCGGGGCTTCCTGCTGATCGGACGCGATGACTTCCTCACCCGCTATCGCGAAGCCGAACAACGGCTGCCACAGACACTCGCCCAGCTGGAGCAGGACGTACGCGACCCGGAACAGCGGCTCCGGCTGGCCGTGATCGCCCAGCTGGTGCGCCACAAACTGACCAGCCTTGCCGCGCTGCACCAGGCGCGGCTGGATACGCATGAAAGCCGCACCCAGCACCTGCTGCAATCGCTGGTGGACAGCAAGGCGCTGTTCGACCGGCTGCGCAATGAGATCGACGCCATGCAGGCGCGCGAAGCCATCCTGCTTGCCGAACGCCAGGCCGAAGCCAATCGGGTGCGCTCGCGCTACCTGGCGGTCACCGGCACCGCCGCCGGGGTGGGCCTTCTGGGCAGCGTGCTGGCGGTGTGGCTGTTCTTCACCGGCATCGTGCGCCGCGTGCACCTGCTGGCGGACAACGCACGCCGGCTGGAACAAGGGGAGGCGCTGGTCCCGCTGCGCTCGGAGACCGACGAGATCGGCCACCTGGCGGCCGGCATGGAGCGGGCGGGACACCTGCTGGCCGAACGCGAACGCGCGCTGCGCGAGAGCGAGGAACGGCTGCGGCTGGTGATCGAGGGCGCACGTGACTACGGCATCTTCGCGCTGGACCCCACCGGCCACGTGGTGAGCTGGAACACCGGCGCGGAGCGCATCAAGGGGTTTCGCGCCGAGGAGATCGTCGGCCGCCACTTCTCGTTGTTCTACCCGCAGGAGGAACGCGGCACGCTGCCGGCCGAGGCGCTGGCGCAGGCCGAGCGGACCGGCTGGGTGGAAAGCGAGGGCTGGCGGCTGCGCAAGGACGGCTCGCGCTTCTGGGCCAACGTGGTCATCACCGCGCTGCGCGACGAGGCTGGCCAGCTGCGGGGCTTTTCCAAGATCACACGCGATATCACCGAGCGCCGCGCCGCCGAGGAGGCGCTGCGCCAGGCACGCGAGGAAGCCGAGCGCGCCAGTCAGGCCAAGAGCGAATTCCTCTCACGGATCAGCCACGAACTGCGTACGCCGCTCAACGCCATCCTCGGCTTTGCCCAGCTGATGGAAATGGAAGCCACCGATCCCAACCAGCGGCGCAGCGTGGAACAGATCGTCAAGGGCGGGCGCCACCTGCTGCGGCTGATCAACGAAGTGCTGGACATCGCCCGGATCGAAGCAGGCCGGATGGAGCTGGCACTGGAGGCCGTGCCCGCGGCCGAGGTACTGGACGAAGCCATCGAACTGACCGCGCCGTTGGCCGCCAGTGCCGGCGTGGCGCTGCAGCGCGAAGTCGGCCCATTGCTGGAGCGGCGCATCCTTGCCGATCGGCAGCGGCTGATCCAGGTGATCCTCAACCTGTTGTCCAACGCGGTGAAATACAACCGCCAGCCCGGCGGCGTGGTCACGGTATCGGGCGCGCTGGAGGACGGCAGGTTGCGCATCGAGGTGGTCGACACCGGCATGGGCATCGAGCCCGAACTGCTGGCACGGCTGTTCACGCCGTTCGAACGGCTGGGCGCCGAACGCAGCCAGGTCGAAGGCACGGGGCTGGGGCTGGCGCTCTCCAAACGGCTGATCGAGGCGATGCACGGCCGGATCGGCGTACACAGCATGCCCGGGGTGCAAAGCACCTTCTGGGTCACGCTGCCGCTGGCGGCCGATGGCATGCACGCCGCCCCACCGACACATCTGGCCGTGCCGCAGCCGCTCCCATCCGGCGGCCCGCTGTCCACCATCCTGTGCATCGAGGACAACCTGTCCAACCTGGCCCTGCTCGAACACATCCTCAAGCGCCGTCCGGGTGTACGCATGCTGCCGGCGATGCAGGGCAGCCTGGGGTTGGCGCTGGCACGCGAGCACCGCCCCGACCTGATCCTGCTCGATCTGAACCTGCCCGACCTGCCGGGCGACGCGGTGCTGGCACAACTGCGGACGATGCCGGAGAGCCGCCACACCCCGGTGGTGATGATCAGCGCCGATGCCACTGCCGCCGCCGAAGCGCGGCTGCGCGCCGCCGGCGTCGCCGATTATCTGACCAAACCGCTGGATGTGGTGGCGTTCCTCGCCGTGGTCGACCGCCTTCTGAATGCCCCGAGAGCGCGCCCTCATGAATGA
- a CDS encoding AAA family ATPase → MLKTLAVANYRSLRRLVLPLGRLNVVSGANGSGKSNVYRALRLLAGCAHGGMIAALAREGGLQSTLWAGPENLSKAMRRGDVPVQGTVRQEPVNLRLGFAGDDFGYAIDLGLPIPGAPTLFGHDPQIKSECIWAGPLLRPASLLAERRNNVLRLRQGRTWQVVHQHLPGFDSLFAHCADPQAAPEVLRMRERIRGWRFYDQLRSDRDAAARQPQIGTHTQVLADDGADLAAALQTIREIGDPDRLQAALHDAFPGTQLQIDAHEGRLMLGLHQPGLLRPLRAAELSDGTLRYLLLLAALLSPRPPGLLVLNEPETSLHPDLLPALARLIAQAADQTQVLVVSHAARLVAALTAQSDCQAWVLEKEWSETRVHGLAALDEPAWYWLER, encoded by the coding sequence ATGCTGAAAACACTGGCCGTCGCCAACTACCGCTCGTTGCGGCGGCTGGTGTTGCCACTTGGCCGGCTCAATGTGGTCAGTGGCGCCAACGGCAGCGGCAAATCCAATGTCTACCGCGCGCTGCGCCTGCTTGCCGGATGCGCGCACGGCGGAATGATCGCCGCGCTGGCACGCGAGGGCGGTTTGCAATCGACATTGTGGGCCGGCCCGGAAAACCTCTCCAAGGCCATGCGGCGCGGCGACGTCCCTGTCCAAGGCACAGTGCGCCAGGAGCCAGTCAATCTCAGACTGGGCTTTGCCGGCGACGACTTCGGCTACGCCATCGATCTGGGCCTGCCGATTCCGGGCGCCCCCACCCTGTTCGGCCATGATCCACAGATCAAGAGCGAATGCATCTGGGCGGGACCATTGCTGCGCCCAGCCAGCCTGCTCGCCGAGCGGCGCAACAATGTATTGCGGCTGCGCCAGGGCCGGACCTGGCAGGTCGTGCACCAGCACCTGCCGGGTTTTGACAGCCTGTTCGCCCATTGCGCTGATCCACAGGCGGCACCGGAGGTGCTGCGCATGCGCGAGCGCATCCGCGGCTGGCGCTTCTACGACCAGTTGCGCAGCGATCGCGATGCAGCGGCGCGGCAACCGCAGATCGGCACCCATACCCAGGTGCTCGCCGACGACGGCGCCGACCTGGCAGCGGCACTGCAGACCATCCGCGAAATCGGTGATCCGGATCGGTTGCAGGCGGCATTGCACGATGCCTTTCCGGGTACACAGCTGCAGATCGATGCGCATGAGGGGCGTTTGATGCTGGGCCTGCACCAGCCCGGACTATTGCGGCCATTGCGCGCGGCCGAGCTGTCGGACGGCACCTTGCGCTACCTGCTGCTGCTCGCGGCGCTCCTCTCGCCGCGCCCGCCAGGGCTGCTGGTGTTGAACGAACCGGAAACCAGCCTGCATCCGGACCTGCTGCCGGCGCTGGCGCGGCTGATCGCACAGGCGGCCGACCAGACACAGGTACTGGTGGTTTCGCACGCCGCACGACTGGTCGCTGCGCTGACTGCGCAGTCCGACTGCCAGGCATGGGTGCTGGAAAAGGAATGGAGCGAAACGCGTGTGCACGGGCTGGCCGCGCTCGACGAGCCGGCGTGGTATTGGTTGGAGCGGTGA
- the nadB gene encoding L-aspartate oxidase: MQQFDVLIVGSGLGGMTIALHLADHLKVGLVTKRALQEGGSGWAQGGIAAVLDGQDSIESHIRDTHVAGAGLCDPDATRFIVEHSRDAIDWLIALGVPFTRDASGENSYQGFHLTREGGHSHRRIIHAADATGSAVIETLAMKVAAHPNITVLEQHIALDLITERKLGRGSDDGNRAWGAYVYDIKADRVQTMLAAHTVLATGGAGKVYLYTSNPDVATGDGIAMGWRAGCRVANMEFIQFHPTCLYHPEAKSFLITEAVRGEGGILRLPDGTRFMPAHDERAELAPRDVVARAIDFEMKKGGYDCVYLDISYKPARFVKEHFPTIHQRCLELGIDITKQPIPVVPAAHYTCGGLVVDLAGRTDLPGLYGVGEVACTGLHGANRLASNSLLECMVLGKAAAQDILAAGRPALPAVPEWDESQVTDTDEEVVISHNWDELRRFMWDYVGIVRTNKRLERALHRITLLQGEIEEYYSNFRVGNDLIELRNLVSTAELIVRCALARKESRGLHYSRDYPGMLPQAVPTVLTPS, from the coding sequence ATGCAGCAATTCGACGTCCTGATCGTGGGCAGTGGCCTTGGCGGCATGACCATCGCCCTGCACTTGGCCGACCATCTCAAAGTGGGACTCGTGACCAAGCGGGCCTTGCAGGAGGGCGGCAGTGGCTGGGCCCAGGGCGGCATCGCGGCGGTGCTGGACGGGCAGGACAGCATCGAATCGCATATCCGCGACACCCATGTGGCCGGCGCCGGCCTGTGCGACCCGGATGCCACCCGCTTCATCGTCGAGCATTCACGCGACGCCATCGACTGGCTGATCGCGCTGGGCGTGCCGTTCACCCGGGATGCCAGCGGCGAGAACAGCTATCAGGGCTTCCACCTGACGCGCGAGGGCGGGCACAGCCACCGGCGCATCATCCATGCCGCCGATGCCACCGGCAGCGCGGTGATCGAGACCCTGGCGATGAAGGTGGCCGCGCACCCGAACATCACCGTGCTGGAACAGCACATCGCGCTCGACCTGATCACCGAACGCAAGCTTGGGCGCGGTAGCGACGACGGCAACCGGGCCTGGGGTGCCTACGTCTACGACATCAAGGCCGACCGGGTACAGACCATGCTTGCCGCCCATACCGTGCTTGCCACCGGCGGCGCGGGCAAGGTCTACCTCTACACCAGCAATCCGGATGTGGCCACCGGCGACGGCATCGCGATGGGCTGGCGCGCCGGCTGCCGGGTGGCGAACATGGAGTTCATCCAGTTCCACCCTACCTGCCTGTATCACCCCGAGGCCAAGTCGTTCCTGATCACCGAGGCGGTGCGCGGCGAAGGCGGCATCCTGCGGCTGCCCGACGGTACCCGCTTCATGCCGGCGCACGACGAGCGCGCCGAGCTGGCCCCCCGTGATGTGGTGGCACGCGCCATCGACTTCGAGATGAAGAAAGGTGGCTACGACTGTGTCTACCTGGACATCAGCTACAAGCCGGCGCGTTTCGTCAAGGAACACTTCCCCACCATCCACCAGCGCTGCCTGGAGCTGGGCATCGATATCACCAAGCAACCGATCCCGGTGGTGCCCGCCGCGCACTACACCTGCGGCGGCCTGGTGGTGGATCTGGCCGGCCGCACCGATCTGCCGGGCCTGTACGGCGTGGGCGAGGTGGCGTGTACCGGCTTGCATGGCGCCAACCGGCTGGCCTCCAACTCGCTGCTCGAATGCATGGTGCTGGGCAAGGCTGCGGCGCAGGACATCCTGGCCGCCGGGCGCCCTGCCCTGCCGGCGGTGCCCGAATGGGACGAGAGCCAGGTGACCGACACCGACGAGGAAGTGGTGATCTCGCACAACTGGGACGAACTGCGTCGCTTCATGTGGGATTACGTGGGCATCGTGCGCACCAACAAGCGGCTGGAACGCGCCTTGCACCGCATCACACTGCTGCAGGGCGAGATCGAGGAGTACTACAGCAACTTCCGGGTCGGCAACGACCTGATCGAGCTGCGCAACCTGGTCAGCACGGCCGAGCTGATCGTGCGCTGCGCGCTCGCGCGCAAGGAAAGCCGCGGCCTGCACTACAGCCGCGACTACCCGGGGATGCTGCCGCAGGCGGTGCCGACGGTGCTGACGCCATCGTGA
- a CDS encoding sensor histidine kinase: MPTPFTPPSDPLDPGASAHAWRNLYRAAEARAARLRLLVEAGHALGLPGDLPQLLGRALDHALAFSALDGGLVLLGTPGAREWQVGATRNASLAVSLPVLAPLLPAAQPLQSQDVLAGMLGDGPGAMLPVLLQLPLTTAESVPLGQLVLFSRTPRHRLETEDMAALRLLADSIAATVQRDRLLERLAERERQLAQLVEQLIDAQEAERRRVAHDLHDGLAQVAAAAHQRLQAFAERHAPRDKDARGALEITLGLTQRAVQEARSLISGLRPTVLDDFGLAHALRGEAEQLFSEGWPVSFEERLTQPRLPPVLETALFRIAQEALSNVRKHAGPCQVAVSLASVPGSVHLVIMDNGIGFDPQAARAHSCVGLSAMQERCALLGGALTLESQPGRGTRLSASLPLKEQ, from the coding sequence ATGCCGACCCCTTTCACACCGCCTTCCGACCCGCTTGACCCTGGCGCCTCCGCCCATGCCTGGCGCAACCTGTATCGGGCGGCGGAAGCGCGCGCGGCGCGGCTGCGGCTGCTGGTCGAGGCCGGCCATGCGCTGGGGCTGCCCGGCGATCTGCCGCAATTGCTGGGCCGGGCACTGGATCACGCGCTGGCGTTCAGTGCCCTGGACGGGGGGCTGGTCCTGCTGGGCACGCCGGGCGCACGCGAGTGGCAGGTGGGCGCCACACGCAATGCCAGCCTGGCGGTCAGCCTGCCGGTGCTGGCCCCGTTGCTGCCCGCGGCGCAACCGCTGCAAAGCCAGGATGTGCTGGCAGGCATGCTGGGCGACGGCCCGGGCGCGATGCTGCCGGTGCTGCTGCAGTTGCCGCTCACCACCGCCGAATCGGTGCCGCTCGGGCAATTGGTGCTGTTCAGCCGCACACCGCGTCACCGGCTGGAAACGGAAGACATGGCCGCATTGCGGCTGTTGGCCGACAGCATCGCCGCCACCGTGCAACGCGACCGGCTGCTGGAGCGGCTGGCCGAACGCGAGCGGCAGTTGGCGCAGCTGGTGGAGCAACTGATCGATGCCCAGGAGGCCGAACGGCGGCGCGTGGCACATGACCTGCACGATGGGCTGGCGCAGGTGGCCGCGGCGGCACACCAGCGCCTGCAGGCCTTCGCCGAACGCCACGCACCGCGTGACAAGGATGCGCGCGGTGCGCTTGAGATCACGCTGGGGCTGACACAGCGTGCGGTGCAGGAGGCGCGCTCGCTGATCAGCGGACTGCGTCCGACCGTGCTGGATGACTTCGGGCTGGCACATGCGCTGCGTGGCGAAGCGGAGCAGCTGTTCAGCGAAGGCTGGCCGGTCAGCTTCGAGGAAAGGCTGACCCAGCCGCGGCTGCCGCCGGTGCTGGAGACCGCGCTGTTCCGCATCGCCCAGGAGGCGCTCTCCAATGTGCGCAAGCACGCCGGGCCCTGCCAGGTGGCGGTCAGTCTGGCGAGTGTGCCGGGCAGTGTGCACCTGGTGATCATGGACAATGGCATCGGCTTCGATCCGCAGGCGGCGCGTGCGCACAGCTGCGTGGGACTGTCTGCGATGCAGGAGCGCTGTGCGCTGCTGGGCGGTGCGCTGACGCTGGAAAGCCAGCCCGGCCGCGGCACACGCCTCTCGGCCTCGCTGCCGCTCAAGGAGCAATGA